A single region of the Salvia splendens isolate huo1 chromosome 18, SspV2, whole genome shotgun sequence genome encodes:
- the LOC121775804 gene encoding receptor-like cytosolic serine/threonine-protein kinase RBK1 → MKIEECKNIPRKQRKKKKSLEKQRSETESPASGAKLGETDEETSPRGVLDMLGSGLDEKSGELSSLQWKKMFWQVKKTSSVWKISTISLLGGGNGMSKKVLRRRRRSSSEDAGDFVMPKPSWRNFSYEELRHATDGFSSDKMIGKGGHAEVYKGMLYDGQVVAVKKIMKEKNDEGKNGDFLAELGIIAHIDHPNAAKLIGFSADQGLYLVLQYLPHGSLATSLHSSEDCHLDWGTRYKVAIGVAKGLQYLHSSCQRRIIHRDITASNILLSEDYEAQISDFGLAKWLPEGWAHLVVTPIEGTFGYMAPEYFMHRLVNEKTDVFAFGVLLLELITGRRAVDSSSQSLVMWAKPHLENNSLEEMADPRLGGNYDVVEMKRAMFTASTCIHHQPTLRPNMMRVVQLLKGDNGLDMKQKPMGERVQMLQGDNDVEDMKLMSIGGRTLHIDACDTEDYDSPAYLTDLNRHMQLVME, encoded by the exons ATGAAGATCGAAG AGTGCAAAAACATTCCAAGAAagcagaggaagaagaagaagagcctTGAAAAGCAGAGGTCAGAAACAGAGTCCCCTGCATCTGGGGCGAAGCTGGGAGAAACCGATGAGGAGACGTCTCCGAGGGGAGTTCTCGACATGCTGGGGTCGGGCCTCGATGAGAAATCGGGGGAGCTCAGCAGTCTGCAGTGGAAGAAGATGTTCTGGCAGGTGAAGAAGACTTCGTCCGTGTGGAAGATTTCGACCATCTCGTTGCTAGGAGGGGGCAACGGGATGTCGAAGAAGGTgctgaggaggagaaggaggagcAGCTCTGAGGACGCCGGGGATTTCGTCATGCCTAAACCGTCGTGGAGGAATTTCAGCTACGAGGAGTTGAGACATGCTACCGATGGTTTTAGTTCCG ATAAAATGATCGGGAAAGGAGGGCACGCAGAAGTGTACAAAGGAATGTTATACGACGGTCAAGTTGTGGCAGTGAAGAAGATAATGAAGGAGAAGAATGATGAAGGAAAGAACGGTGATTTCTTGGCTGAGCTCGGGATCATTGCCCACATCGACCACCCCAACGCTGCTAAGCTCATTGGCTTCAGCGCTGATCAGGGCTTGTACCTCGTGCTCCAATACTTGCCCCATGGAAGCCTCGCCACTTCCCTACACA GCTCCGAAGATTGTCATCTGGATTGGGGGACGCGATACAAGGTGGCTATCGGGGTGGCCAAGGGCTTGCAATACCTGCATTCGAGCTGCCAGAGGCGAATAATCCATAGAGACATAACTGCCTCAAATATCTTGCTCTCCGAGGATTATGAAGCTCAG ATATCAGATTTTGGACTAGCAAAATGGCTTCCTGAGGGCTGGGCTCATCTTGTTGTCACTCCAATCGAGGGAACTTTTGG GTATATGGCTCCGGAGTACTTCATGCACAGGCTGGTTAATGAGAAGACAGACGTGTTCGCTTTCGGGGTTCTATTACTCGAGCTCATCACAGGGCGCCGCGCAGTTGATTCCTCCAGCCAAAGCCTGGTGATGTGG GCAAAGCCTCATTTGGAGAACAACAGCTTGGAAGAGATGGCCGACCCTAGGTTAGGTGGGAACTACGACGTTGTGGAGATGAAGCGTGCAATGTTCACAGCATCGACGTGCATCCACCACCAGCCTACGCTGCGGCCAAACATGATGCGT GTTGTGCAGCTGTTGAAAGGCGATAACGGGCTGGACATGAAGCAGAAACCCATGGGCGAGCGCGTGCAGATGCTGCAAGGCGACAACGATGTGGAGGACATGAAGCTGATGTCAATAGGGGGACGAACGCTGCACATAGATGCCTGCGACACAGAGGACTACGACTCGCCCGCTTACCTCACGGATTTGAATCGCCATATGCAGCTAGTTATGGAGTAG